Genomic segment of Pagrus major chromosome 19, Pma_NU_1.0:
ATGGCAACCTCAGGTCAGCGGTTACCATGCTGACAGCCACGGTTTGCATTCCCCACATAGGCGAGATGGAGCTGGGATCCACCCTGCTGTCTCCTGGACGCCCAGTATAAGAAGCGGTGGCATGCGCACTTTCATTCCTAGCTGAATCCAATCAatctctctcttcatccctcGCTCTCTTGCATCTGTCAAATAAAATTAGTCGTGTGTATGATTGTTATGAATTCAGCTGTGACAGAGTTTGAAGACCATAAACAGACATAGCTACAGGTCTCTTGTCTTGAGTCACATCAACATAGGCTTAATCTCCTTTCCTCACCGCTCACGTACACTTAGAAAACTCCAAGCAGGGTGTGTTGCTGTGGGAAGGCTGATTGTCTTCGACAAGTGCACAGTAAGGGCAGGAGGTCCAGGGTTGGGGGCCTGTcagatgtaaaacacacatgcTTTGATGTGCACTTTCAACGTCCTGAAGCCATAgcaaactgctgcagctgtaaGTCTTGCATCAGTGGACAGATCAAATCAGCACTGGAaaggcaatgtgtgtgtgtgtgtgtgtaagggacATTAAGGGGTATCACAACTTTAAGCATTACTAGACTCATAAATACAAAATTTGGAAAATGAGTGAACATAAGTTATTTAAGAGATTATATatcatatttaatatttgtagaATAAAAGGACCTAAAAACTGTATTACCTCTGAGGTCAGTCTGGGTGCAGCCCCCTCACACTTTAAAAATACACTGATTCAGACACATGCACCtcagtgatgctgctgctgatgattaTGGTGAAGATGAAGGCCATTACTGTCGCTTGACCTACCTGCTTATGGCGAGAAGAAGAATCAAAGGACCCAAACAGACCCCCCTCTGCTCTCCGCGAGCTGTTTTTCAAGACGGCAGAGGCAAAGTATCCAGATTATTACAAGTATCTGCTCCGTCTATAGCAGTGGGCGCAGGGAGGCCTCATTCCCTGCGCACGCTCCCTGCGGAGGCCTCATTTGTTTCCCATGAGATGGAGGAGCTCACAACATCCTCAGACATTCAGGCACCCTGAGCAAACATAACGGTGAAAAATGCTGACGCTGACCTGTAAAAGTATGTCTAATCTTTCCTACAGTTCATACGCTGTAAGAGTAATCGCTCAATCAAAAGCCTCCTTTGACATTGGGTTCTGCTGTGatccagaaaatgtctttttgcaCCACTTGGATGTTCGAGTTAAAATAGAGCAAAGAAGCATTTGAtgttatcatattttatatattgaaATCAGACATCAGATATCATAAAGACATCGTTGGGCGGAAAATCTAATAGTCTGTCTGTAATCAATCATCTGTCACCCGCAAGTCCAGTCCTAATGAGATAAAACAATTAGCCTAGCTGAGGTTGTCAGGCCTCTTTAGAATTACAGTACATGAAATTAAGTGGTCATTCGCCTGCGCTGTATGTCAAGAGTTATAAATTAAGGCTGCACAAGGTCTACAGATAACGTTGTGTACACTGAAGCTCCAGCTCACTGATTCACAGTCCTGCAGCCGGACTGAAACTGAATTGAACTGTTGTCCGCATACTGTGTCACTATAAGTCAACAGTGGAGCCTTAAATGTGCAACATGTAAGCAATTTAGTCGAAAACATGCAAAAATTaactacaattatcaacagaatgtgaagaaatagcagttttgacattatgacgtttacgtattgtgttgcagagatactgaagttagcatgctaactatcTAGCCTCTCAGTCTTAGACTTCTGTGCTAGCCAAAAAACCCCAATACTCTCCCgatgctctgagctcccagcgTGGGCCACTAGCTgaatggctaactgagctaactagctaacggtagctaccgttagcagcagtaagcagttatTCTAGTCATATGTCGTATGCTAAATAAACTAAGaattgttatgtttttattaccttagaatgagccttttatacgTGAGCAGGTCCTCATCCACGGATGTGGCCATGCTGCACTGCCatttttctacagtagccctgaacggacaaaccaaatacttttgcattttttgcagcCACCATAAAGATGGGTGCGTGGAGGcgtgttcagttggttgcgaTCTGCGTTCATACCGccagatgccactaaatcctacacaatgGACCTTTAACTAATCACATAACGTGTAACAGAGAAAATCATGTCTGAATTACAGTAACAATAGTAATACAAACAgtgagaaaaagggagagaggtgaGAACCAAAGGGTGGCTTTACAATACTCGACGGGCCCCCTGGCACAATTGTCTGGAGACCTGCCAACTGCTCACATTCCTCCCTTTCTTTTGCGACTCGGAGGTCTGGGGTGGCAGAGAGCGGCTGGGCAAGACTGGCAGATCAGGGTCACAGCAAATTCTGCAGGGAGCGGGTAAGAATGAAAAAGGGTAAACAACAATGACACAGGTGAGAAAGAGGCCcgacagggagagagagcggaCGCAGGAGGCAAAACACACACCAAACTcaccccctcacccctccctcaccctcaGTGTCTCCTCCCTTGGAGGACTGAAGGGAGGTGCTCGGCTGGGaacagggagaaagagacacCAGCTCAGAGGGAGAGGACACAACATGAGAGACATGGGAGTGTGATCAGAGCTGGAATGGGGTGTGCTGTGCTGTAGGTCGCTCTGAAGACCTGTTTctggagggaaagagaggggcTGGACACAGGAGACGGACGCAGGAATTCCAGGTCACAAGGGCTCCTGTGGCAGAGCAGTCTTGGCTGGCTTGGGCTGGGCTGGTATTCCAACCTCTCAACAGTCATGAGTATGACAGAGTAGCACCAGGTAGGGAATAAACACACTTAGAAACAAGAAATAACAACTCAGAGGCCTCATGATGGGATCCTCTGTGGAATTTGCCTGTTTGCTGCTGGTGGTCTCCACTCTCGGAAAGATGGTGTCAGGAGGTTGTTCAGGGAAGTGCTGCCGCAGCAGAGACTTGAGCTGTTTGACCACCGACTGGAGGATGGACCGGGTGTACGGGACGTGCTACTGCGACAAGGGCTGCGTCAGGACCAAGGACTGCTGCTTTGACTACTTCACAGAGTGCCCAGGTGAGGGATGAATGGAGGGGACGCTCTGAGAGTGAATGAGTCACGAGAGGAGggactgtttattttttttgcacacaCCTTAACTATACGACACCGGCGAAAGATAACCCAGACTCTTTTTTAGACATTATCTTCATCTGTCTATCTGACAGAAGATAGAGataggtggaggagagagattaTTTTCAGTGCCTGGTCGTTACTGGGCTGCTTATCACATATTTTTATCTGATGGCAGAGAGAGGGGTGGATATGTTCAAAATTCATCCAAGGCGTGTGAAATTGTTTGCACCCATTTATCTTCATGGTTTGTTCTGAATTCTTCACCTGCTAACTTCTGCTTATACATGcatcacttgtttttcttctgcaaCATGGCTGTTGAGCAAAAGAAAATTAGCTGCCAactgttttaataatgttttgttcAAGCAAAATGtgcaggttccagcttcttaaatgtaggatttcctgctttattcgtaatttatgacagtaaatgaagagtctttgggttttggactgttggtttgacaaaagaagaaatctgAAGATGCCGCTTTAGGCCctggaaaattgtgatgaggatttttcacaattttatttgacattttattgacgatTAATAGagtaattgtgaaaataattgcaGATTATGACAATAATCATTACttgcagctttaaaggggcaatatgtaattTTGGAGAATAAATACAGAATTTTAATGTTCACAAtgtgaatgaggtaataatacaaacttttatttttccataacttaataaacaagctgctctcagaggaaaataaggtcaccagaacactgttagaaggtccgccaaatataaacaaagtcaaacattatgaaactgtgttgtcctttaaaggtgcCATGTGTATGAACTGGCAtcctgttgaattcatattcaaaacaaaaagggggcagcatatgAACAGAACAACTAATTGCTAACTACTGTTGGctagttagcacagttagccgtgcagctagcagttcagGCTGAGGGCTCGGGGGACCTTAGAAGTGTCGGCGTTTACACTACTAGCTCAAGAGCTCTGGACcaggatgggccagggctagcaggttagcatgctagcttagATATgcctgcaacacaaaacatagtTGTCATAATATTATTACTTTACATTCTGCTGATAGTGTAAGTgagtttttgaatgttttcaactataatttttacatattgcaccttcaagatcagtttgtttattcagttcatgaaaacaaagagtttatttaataagtttatttaggcataaaaaaaaaatcagtcaatcaagatctttctcttctgattaaaatgtcttccccaaaactacttagtgcacctttaaggcaaTAATTAGTTCACCAAATAACCCAGGCAGCCCTGCGCCTAACCTCATTTCAGTGGACTGGCCCACATAATGGAATTAGTACAAATATTTGAAGAATGTGATTCTGTCAATCAGTTGTAGCAATTACAGTTCCAGTCAAACAAGCCGAGCGTACCTAATATGTGTTATAGGCCGGTAGTCTCTAAATCTGCATGCTTAGGCTCATACATCAAAGCTTGATCATCGAGCACGGAGAGCAagtcaaaagaaaaatcacaggaCCTGGTGATTGAATGGGTTGCTCACTTGGCATGTTCTCAAACCACTTGTAGTAGAGCAGGAAACACTAATTCTACAAGTCACAATCAATGCTCCATTGATCTTAAGTTATTTCCTGCATATTCAGCTCCATTACACTTTTAcaggaaaaatgtaattataattaTGCAGTCTGCAGGAACGCTGCAAGGTTTGCTCTCGTGTCACCtctctgtgcacacacagtGAACTTCAGGAGTCAGTGTTAGTGTTATGAACATTTCTTGAGTTTCAACTCATTGTTTGCTACCACAGAGGATATCCTGTAATACTCTTTGTTCCTCATTGTGGGTGCCAACATCCAGCTCAGGACTGTGTTGTAGGCGACTGGAGCTTCTGGAGTGGCTGTGCCGAGCCATGCCAGCCCTCAACGAGAGTGCGCGTCCGCCACATAGAGCAGCAGCCCAGTCACAGTGGAGAGCCCTGCCCCAGTGTGGAGCAACGGAGCGGCTGCAGGGAGTACAGAGACCGCCAAGGCGCCCACTGTGGACAAAAATcaggtacacaaacacattaaaggaacaattcacccAGAACTCACCCCCCTGccaagttttgtagtccacaataCATTACTGGAGCTTCCGCAGGAAAATAGCGTTGTAGCATTCccctaaacaactaaagtagatggggacttgttttaaaatgtaaaatacaactgaaaaaaacccaaagccaaatggctccatacagcttgtccacCATAAACAAGTCTCTGGAAgacccgagatcccaaattgatttgaaaagatattaGACCCTTGACGCAGAGTCAGGCTTGTGTACCCGCTTCAAACGGGGTGCACGCTAATGCtattagctcagcagctacagttaagaTTTGGCCTCAGAAAGGGTGATTTCATCAGGGGTCTGACAACTTTTACATGGTCAAGCATTTTCAAGGTGCTTTTTCAAGCTTTTCCAGCAAggtacatgtatatatatatatatatatatatatatatatatatatatatatatatatatatatatatatctatatgtatatatatatatatatatatatatatatctatatgtatatatatatatatatatatatatatatatatatatatatatatatatatatatactcttatttattattattaattattctttcacttcatcacattaaatCTGATGTAATTGTGCTGTAAATAACCAATTATGTTTTGTGATAGCATTGTGGACAAgggtgacaaattaaaaaaaaaaaaacacaaaaatgtttcatgttacAAAATGTGTCTGTAGGTAGACTTAGCATCCCATAACACCTTGCTGAgccaatataaataaatgtattatgaAAGCAAACCAGTTACAATTTATCCAAAACTTAAAGACATTACTACTAACTGACATTACTAACAGAAATAGTGAATTTCCTCTCATCAGGTCCTGCATTCATCACCAGCAAGGAGTTTGCCAAGGGAAGGCCCAAGCATGACAACTATGGAAACCCCCTAGACCCTGGGTAGGTTTCATATCATGCTCTAATAAAGCCTCCCTCCTAAAGTATTCTGAAACTGCACACGACCTCAGGCGTATT
This window contains:
- the LOC141014728 gene encoding somatomedin-B and thrombospondin type-1 domain-containing protein, coding for MGSSVEFACLLLVVSTLGKMVSGGCSGKCCRSRDLSCLTTDWRMDRVYGTCYCDKGCVRTKDCCFDYFTECPAQDCVVGDWSFWSGCAEPCQPSTRVRVRHIEQQPSHSGEPCPSVEQRSGCREYRDRQGAHCGQKSGPAFITSKEFAKGRPKHDNYGNPLDPGFCVEFTLASRTPHCTVENRPHTHWMRYITEGFKVCVACEPPAMRNNSSSCQGDGQESDKEAVLHWQAVGNNQCSGTWKKIQKTQQCNCPPQHSFVFI